TGAATGAACCCTTTTGCGGGTTTTGCTCTACATATTTGACATCCTTCACGGCCTGGTCCAGTTTATAGTTTTCAAAAAACCAGCCTTTCCAGAACCAGCCCAGATCCTCGCCTGCTGCATCTTCCATCGTCCGGAAAAAATCATAGGGCGTCGGGTGCTTGAATGCCCAGCGCTGGACATACTGATGGAATGCATAATCAAACCGCTCTTTACCCAATACCTGCTCGCGCAGCATTTTTAATCCCAGGGCAGGCTTATAATATGCTTCCCAACCCAGGTTTGTTGCCTGTATCACGTCCGGCGTTGTCATAATCGGGTCTGCTTTGGGCCTGAAAATGATTGGTGCGAGCCTGTGCATATCATTCATCTGGGTCGTTTTGTATTCTCCGTTATTGAAATTATCCGCAGACAGGAAGTTGATAAAAGTATTGAAACCTTCATCCATCCACGCATATTTCCGCTCGTTGTTACCTACGATCATCGGGAACCAATTATGCCCGAATTCGTGGTCCGTTACCCCCCAGAGATCATCCTTGCGGCTTTTGCTGCTGCAAAACACGATCCCCGGATATTCCATTCCACCCACAATACCCGCCACGTTGGTGGCCACCGGGTAAGTATATTCATGGATGTAATTTGAATAAAACTCGATACACCCCTTCACATATTCGGTAGACCGTCCCCAACCTTCCAGTCCGCCATCCTCAGCCGGGTATACCGACTGGGCCAGAGCAGTTTTTCCTTTTGGCAAATTCATTTTGGCGGCATCCCACACAAACGCTTTTGATGTAGCCCACGCGATATCGCGCGCCTGCTGGCAACGGAAACGCCAGGTTAATGTACCAGATTGTTTTGGACGCGAGTTGGGGTTTGCAACCTCTTCCGCTGAGCGGATCATCACGGTCTGGTCGCTTTTTGCTGCATTGGCCAGCCTCTGTCTTTGCTCCGCAGTCAATACATCGCCCGGGTTAAGCAACTCCCCCGATCCCACTACGATATGGTCCCAGGGAACAGTTACATTATATTCAAAGTCACCGTATTCGAGGTAAAACTCGCCAGCGCCCAGGTAAGGCAACAGGTTCCAGCCTTCGATATCATCGAAAACAGCCACCCTTGGGTACCACTGGGCCATTTCATAAACGATCCCGTTCTTAGTTTCCAACGTTCCCATGCGATCAGAACCGTATTCCGGAATTTTGAAAGAATAGGCAATTTTGATTTTAATTACATCACCATTCGGCTTCACAGGGTTAGCCAGGCGGATCTGCATGCGGGTATCGGTGATCTTGTAATCGGCTTCTACAAACTTGTCTTTTCCTTGCTGAACGGAAACTGTTGTAATTGAATCGCCCCCGTCAAACCCGGCATTACCAAACCTGCCGCCAGTTACTGGTGTCGTTTTCGCACCTCTTGAATGACTGCCGAATGCATTCTGATCCAGTTGAAGCCAGATAAAACTCAGACTTTCCGGGCTGTTATTTTTGTAGGTGAGTTCAATATCGCCTGATACGATCCCTTTGGCCTCGTCGAGCGCTACATTGATCTTGTAATCGGCTTTATTCTGCCAATATTTTGGCCCCGGAGCACCACTGCCGGTGCGGTATTCGTTTCCGGGCTGAAAATTGAATAGCGGGTGAAACAGCACATGCGCATCATACGCCCCCTTTCCAGCCTCTTGCGCAATCGTATTAAAAAAGCCCAGGCTGCATATTGCCAGCAAGCCCAAACGATACATCGAAATTTTCATTCTGATAATTAAATTGGAAAATATAGGATTGTAAACGAGCAATATACATCTTTTAGCCTTTTTACGGATAAAAAGTTTGATTTTTACGGGACTAAACCCGGCACAAAATCCGGCCGGTTTTCAATCAAAAATTATGCGCGAGCGCCTTTCTTCTGATACTTATATTGATGGAATCCTGGCAGGCGACAGGGTGGTCCTTAGTCGGGCGATTACCGTGATAGAAAGCAGGCTTGCGGAGGACAAGCAGCTTGCGCAGGCCATTTTGAATGGTATCCTGCCGCATTCCGGGAATTCGCTCAGAATTGGTATCACCGGTATCCCGGGTGTGGGAAAAAGCACTTTTATCGAAGCTTTGGGAATGTACCTCACAGGTATCAACAAAAAAGTAGCGGTACTTGCGGTGGACCCGACAAGCAGTAAGTCAGCCGGTAGCATTCTTGGGGATAAAACGCGCATGGAGGAGCTGGTTAAAAGCCCAATCGCATTTATCAGACCCTCCGCGACCGGGCTTTCACTGGGCGGGGTCGCCCGTAACACGCGCGAGGCAATGTTGTTATGCGAAGCCGCCGGTTATGAGGTGATACTGATTGAAACGGTGGGTGTGGGCCAGTCGGAAATAATAGTGAAAGGAATGACCGACTTTTTTCTGCTGCTGGCACTTCCACGTGCAGGGGACGAACTTCAGGGGATTAAAAAGGGGATCGTCGAAATGGCCAATGCGGTCGTTGTCAACAAAGCCGACGGGCTTTTTGCAGAGGAAGCCGCACAAGCGGTAGCTACCTTTCAAAATGCATTACATCTGGCTCCGGGAGATCCATCAGGCACATTGGTGCAGGTACTTGCCTGCTCGGCACTTGAAAATAAGGGTATTCGGGAAGTTTGGGAAGTTGTGCAGGACTATTTTAAAAATACCGTGGCGAACGGATTTTTCACTCAAAACCGCGCAGCGCAGCAGGTAGACTGGATGCACGAGCTCATCCGGCAAAATTTGAATGACTTGTTTTACCAAAATAAGGAAGTAAGAAAACTGCTGCCTAATGTGGAAGCGAAAGTAGGTGAAGGTAAGATGCTACCGGCAGAGGCAGCGCAGATACTGCTGAACATGCTTTTCAAAATATAAATTATCCCAGATGTATCCTGAAAATTTGTGGTAAATGCATTTTTGAACTACGTTTGAACGTTCGTATTCACGTATAACAAAAACAAGCTCAACTTTTTACTATCATCTGATGAAAATCCCTCACTACCTTACCCGGCTTCTTTATTTTGCAATCGTATCCCTGACGGTCTTTGCCGCAGCTTGTAAAGACGAAAAGGAACCCGATCCCGAACCTGTTGATAACAATCCGATCGTCGGCACCTGGCAATTGAAAGAAATCAAGCCGGAAACAGTCGGAACTCCCATTCCCGATTTGGAAAAGGTTATATCATTTGTCGATTGCATTTATAATCTAAAATTGACTTTCAATGCTAACAATACCATTTCCACGGCTGATTGCCCGATTGCTGTAGCTGCGATCGAGTCAATTGTACCAGTTGGAGCAGAGGCCAAATGGAAGGTTAGTGGTGACAAACTAACTTTATCGGATAAAAATAGGAGCCAGGATCTGAAAATCACTCAGAATGCGACAGACCTTAACGTGGTAGTCAATACCGAACTTGATGCTACTAAGCCACCGGTGAATGCAGTATTATATCTCAAGCGCATCTAATCTTTTGAACAAAGCGTTCTCACAGCCGGGCAACTTGTCCGGCTGTTTTTTTATCCGCTGGTATGGTCGCAAACCACCACCCATTTTCCATTGATTTTCTTCCAAAGCAATGTATAGTGCCCCTCGAGATCGCCCTTCTCTGGCCGGGTCAGGTGAAATTTACCGACCACAAACGCGACGCCCGGGCCGGGGAATGAAAAATTGAGATATGTAAATTTCAGTTTGCCCATTGTCGCACGATCGGGGTAGCGTTTCAGGTAGCCTTCATAAGTGGGTTTATAACCGTAGGTAATCCCGCTTTTACCCACAAACATCAGCGAATCCGATTCCCAGTATCCATTCATGAAAGATTTAATATCGCCCTGGTTCCAGTCGGAAACCTGGCGGTCGAGAATGGCGAAAATCTCCTCCTTATCTTTTCCCGATTGGGCTTGAACGAGGATGGAAGCAGTCACGAGGAATAGAGTAAAAAGCCAGTTTCTCATATTTTTTGCGGATTTTTGTAAAACGGTTCTTCGGATATTCAATATAATGAAAGATTTGATCGGCCAAAGACCTTACTGCGTATCAAATCAATGAGCCAGCAAAAAATGGGAAAGTTTGATGACTTGTTCAAAAAAATGGACCGGCAG
This Dyadobacter sp. UC 10 DNA region includes the following protein-coding sequences:
- a CDS encoding M1 family metallopeptidase, which encodes MKISMYRLGLLAICSLGFFNTIAQEAGKGAYDAHVLFHPLFNFQPGNEYRTGSGAPGPKYWQNKADYKINVALDEAKGIVSGDIELTYKNNSPESLSFIWLQLDQNAFGSHSRGAKTTPVTGGRFGNAGFDGGDSITTVSVQQGKDKFVEADYKITDTRMQIRLANPVKPNGDVIKIKIAYSFKIPEYGSDRMGTLETKNGIVYEMAQWYPRVAVFDDIEGWNLLPYLGAGEFYLEYGDFEYNVTVPWDHIVVGSGELLNPGDVLTAEQRQRLANAAKSDQTVMIRSAEEVANPNSRPKQSGTLTWRFRCQQARDIAWATSKAFVWDAAKMNLPKGKTALAQSVYPAEDGGLEGWGRSTEYVKGCIEFYSNYIHEYTYPVATNVAGIVGGMEYPGIVFCSSKSRKDDLWGVTDHEFGHNWFPMIVGNNERKYAWMDEGFNTFINFLSADNFNNGEYKTTQMNDMHRLAPIIFRPKADPIMTTPDVIQATNLGWEAYYKPALGLKMLREQVLGKERFDYAFHQYVQRWAFKHPTPYDFFRTMEDAAGEDLGWFWKGWFFENYKLDQAVKDVKYVEQNPQKGSFITIENLNQWAMPVKVDIEEVSGKKTRVELPVEIWQRGGSWTFKAATDQPIRSVTIDPERGLPDMNPSNNVWKPVMYTEPEVN
- a CDS encoding YybH family protein, yielding MRNWLFTLFLVTASILVQAQSGKDKEEIFAILDRQVSDWNQGDIKSFMNGYWESDSLMFVGKSGITYGYKPTYEGYLKRYPDRATMGKLKFTYLNFSFPGPGVAFVVGKFHLTRPEKGDLEGHYTLLWKKINGKWVVVCDHTSG
- a CDS encoding lipocalin-like domain-containing protein; translation: MKIPHYLTRLLYFAIVSLTVFAAACKDEKEPDPEPVDNNPIVGTWQLKEIKPETVGTPIPDLEKVISFVDCIYNLKLTFNANNTISTADCPIAVAAIESIVPVGAEAKWKVSGDKLTLSDKNRSQDLKITQNATDLNVVVNTELDATKPPVNAVLYLKRI
- the meaB gene encoding methylmalonyl Co-A mutase-associated GTPase MeaB, with product MRERLSSDTYIDGILAGDRVVLSRAITVIESRLAEDKQLAQAILNGILPHSGNSLRIGITGIPGVGKSTFIEALGMYLTGINKKVAVLAVDPTSSKSAGSILGDKTRMEELVKSPIAFIRPSATGLSLGGVARNTREAMLLCEAAGYEVILIETVGVGQSEIIVKGMTDFFLLLALPRAGDELQGIKKGIVEMANAVVVNKADGLFAEEAAQAVATFQNALHLAPGDPSGTLVQVLACSALENKGIREVWEVVQDYFKNTVANGFFTQNRAAQQVDWMHELIRQNLNDLFYQNKEVRKLLPNVEAKVGEGKMLPAEAAQILLNMLFKI